A section of the Spirosoma pollinicola genome encodes:
- a CDS encoding response regulator: MPNHFPILIVDDDPLLTEILSQSSLLGFPEASFLQVHSTAEAITYIKSLDGYGPKLVLLDCYLQDRENGLDFLAFLRGNPETRYLPVVILTVSQIQADIDNAYSLGASSFTIKPSCFNDWVAYLRSLRHYWFKTVTLPRIRFQKMA; encoded by the coding sequence ATGCCGAACCACTTCCCTATCCTCATCGTCGATGATGATCCGCTGCTTACTGAGATTTTAAGTCAGTCTTCGCTGCTTGGCTTTCCGGAAGCATCCTTCCTGCAGGTTCACAGTACTGCCGAGGCAATCACCTATATCAAATCCCTGGACGGCTACGGGCCAAAACTCGTACTGCTGGACTGCTATTTACAGGACAGGGAAAATGGGTTGGACTTTCTTGCCTTTTTGCGTGGTAATCCAGAAACTCGCTATTTACCTGTCGTGATTCTAACGGTCAGCCAAATTCAGGCTGATATTGATAATGCGTATTCATTAGGTGCCTCCTCCTTTACCATCAAGCCCTCCTGCTTTAATGATTGGGTGGCATATTTAAGATCTTTGCGGCACTACTGGTTCAAAACCGTGACTCTGCCAAGAATACGATTCCAAAAGATGGCGTAA
- a CDS encoding alpha/beta hydrolase — translation MKKYTSIPLNHWTAGACLMAILNLAACTPSKKSAAGETSDSTQTAMGSDSASGSPAELKPKGAGPGWAPDITPPMQVVLEKLASYQAKPIPQLPPKEARMNPTPTMAVMAVMKDYNITMPEPRVDTAGQTIPVGGGRSIHARIYTPKSAHAPFPVIVYYHGGGWVIADIDTYNVSAQSMAEQVGAVVVSVGYDLAPEHKFPTQHNQAFAAYEWVIKNAASIKGDPQKVALVGESAGGNLAANVSIMARDKKITMPKHQVLVYPIANNDMTSESYTKYAGAKPLDKPMMAYFVKQTLTSPALSSDPRISLVKAKLEGLPSTTLIAAELDPLQTEGKLLADKLKAAGVSVTYKLYTGVTHEFFGMATVLPEAKDAQRLAADELKKALK, via the coding sequence ATGAAAAAATACACTTCAATTCCGCTAAACCACTGGACAGCTGGTGCATGTCTAATGGCTATCCTGAATTTGGCAGCTTGTACTCCATCCAAGAAATCAGCAGCAGGGGAAACTTCCGATAGTACCCAAACGGCGATGGGTAGCGATAGCGCATCCGGTAGCCCCGCTGAGTTGAAACCTAAAGGAGCTGGGCCTGGCTGGGCACCTGACATCACCCCGCCGATGCAGGTCGTCCTCGAAAAGCTGGCCAGTTATCAGGCCAAGCCCATTCCGCAGCTTCCACCTAAAGAAGCCCGGATGAATCCTACCCCAACGATGGCGGTTATGGCAGTCATGAAGGACTATAACATTACTATGCCGGAGCCCCGGGTGGATACGGCCGGGCAAACCATTCCGGTGGGCGGTGGGCGAAGCATCCACGCTCGAATTTATACCCCAAAGTCAGCCCATGCGCCTTTCCCCGTCATCGTTTACTACCATGGGGGCGGCTGGGTGATTGCCGATATCGACACCTATAATGTCTCGGCGCAGAGCATGGCCGAGCAGGTGGGTGCGGTCGTTGTCTCGGTAGGGTATGATCTGGCTCCGGAACACAAATTTCCGACGCAGCATAACCAGGCGTTTGCCGCCTATGAATGGGTGATAAAGAATGCCGCTTCGATTAAGGGTGATCCCCAAAAGGTAGCGCTCGTTGGCGAGAGCGCGGGGGGTAATCTGGCGGCTAACGTCAGCATTATGGCCCGCGATAAAAAGATAACCATGCCCAAGCATCAGGTGTTGGTGTACCCGATTGCCAACAACGACATGACCAGTGAATCGTATACCAAATACGCGGGGGCTAAACCACTCGACAAGCCGATGATGGCCTATTTTGTGAAACAAACCCTGACAAGTCCAGCGCTGAGCAGTGATCCGCGAATTTCGCTTGTTAAGGCTAAATTAGAGGGTTTACCAAGCACCACGCTGATTGCGGCCGAATTAGATCCGTTGCAAACTGAAGGCAAGCTCCTGGCCGATAAGCTGAAAGCCGCTGGTGTTTCGGTTACCTACAAACTCTACACTGGGGTGACTCACGAGTTCTTCGGCATGGCTACGGTTCTTCCCGAAGCGAAAGATGCGCAGAGGCTAGCCGCCGATGAGCTGAAAAAAGCATTGAAATAG
- a CDS encoding cation diffusion facilitator family transporter, giving the protein MEQAVKPHQAERGQKSTLIGIAVNIGLVLVKGLAGWLGNSYALIADAMESGTDIVTSIFVWFGLRTASKAPDQNHPYGHGKAEPLAAIVVSMALVGAAILIAVQSIRNIQVPHEIPAPFTLAVLAGVVLVKEILFRRVAKVGVETESSAVKADAWHHRSDAITSLTAFVGISIALIGGPGYESADDWAALLASGFIVVNAYLIFRPSFGEIMDETPAGDWQQELSTIALTVPQVRGIDKYRVRKTGFEYFVDLHIVVAGDLTVRQGHDIAHAVKAAILSEKPAVYDVLVHVEPV; this is encoded by the coding sequence ATGGAGCAAGCAGTAAAACCCCATCAGGCCGAGCGTGGACAGAAATCAACTTTAATAGGTATTGCCGTCAATATTGGACTGGTGTTGGTTAAAGGACTGGCAGGATGGCTGGGTAACTCCTATGCCCTGATTGCCGATGCCATGGAATCAGGTACCGATATTGTTACCTCAATTTTTGTCTGGTTCGGGCTTCGAACAGCCTCAAAGGCACCCGACCAAAACCATCCTTATGGCCACGGGAAAGCCGAGCCATTGGCTGCTATAGTTGTGTCGATGGCCCTTGTGGGGGCGGCTATATTGATTGCAGTGCAGAGTATCCGTAATATTCAGGTGCCTCACGAAATCCCGGCTCCATTTACCCTGGCCGTCCTGGCAGGCGTAGTACTGGTGAAAGAAATCCTGTTTCGTCGAGTTGCTAAAGTAGGGGTTGAAACAGAAAGCAGCGCCGTTAAAGCTGATGCCTGGCACCATCGCAGCGATGCCATTACGTCTTTAACGGCGTTTGTGGGTATTAGTATCGCGCTCATTGGTGGGCCGGGCTACGAGAGCGCCGACGATTGGGCTGCTTTGCTGGCTTCTGGTTTTATAGTCGTCAACGCCTATCTTATTTTTCGCCCTTCCTTTGGCGAAATCATGGACGAAACCCCAGCTGGCGATTGGCAGCAAGAACTCAGTACCATTGCGTTGACAGTGCCCCAGGTCAGGGGAATTGATAAATACAGGGTTCGAAAAACTGGATTTGAGTACTTTGTTGATCTTCACATAGTGGTAGCGGGCGATCTGACAGTCAGGCAGGGGCACGACATCGCCCATGCCGTAAAAGCGGCTATACTCAGTGAAAAGCCAGCCGTATACGACGTACTGGTGCATGTCGAACCGGTATAA
- a CDS encoding SIR2 family NAD-dependent protein deacylase has translation MVNQLKDDIGIENEDTEDPLQVAQIYFNEKKHKEYIQKIRHILHHKKKKYNQINEAIFDLQPEHIITTNFDDLLEQVVRNRALPFSIIKKDSEFPYASNSNLLVKIHGDLDNDDFTLKEEDYLDYDVKHPLFDAFIKSIFSTKLVLFVGYSYSDIDLKIILQKVRNILGKDFQSSYLLAPEYFSEYKINYLKEKGVNVISYEPNKEVVEKFLKGENANSISFKREGTNLLDKGIELLDLITFINQYDRFIEGLAKKDYFEQMYLSLKRFSELNSLPYFFIANVYPFNNTDKQTYYNEHETYSLKVNNSELVNFLYNNTIYNNGNTKITDEYIKQLNNINYAKEINKFSEFIIKILNYSAISILHSKETVNEYGTIERNDIVLLNSIEKFCECPNCLINNLKFDKLINFIQTGEITDATDIKEDSLLAFSHYKMSNYFQAFNMFEDIAQKAWHMEKYIIYFIAKSNLIKLGHNMGLYEYNNIEAKLTTELEAKASLIDLEAVYRQINDVSKEESELLKIIRDDEVLRRSVNNVYDEYEKIKDLFESIKKGTSYNTHDSSKIIDFHLGSVEMFYERNCIVSDIFSEYRNLFNTGVEALLLNHKIYQKYSRGGQTLNLSFCTYFINYGNFKKLQKVLRNYEIKNIDLDEDAKIKLPKIINNYLKSLYSENNIFGRDVEANQKFTYQIQKAGVHKSKFTDIFDNICLLLRIVDINEVEIEFIGNQFIDFINATETLYWYNINCLVFFIEGNKNNLSLDFYHNFLSALCRKPKLITEEIFKSMAGIFSTRTNEKKINEVNLIEKIILNQEGLNSGVRSKTNKYLFYLWYLVDDNIKPLIIDKITHQLNQDFSDSLYWDYSINNIIDYKEHFPNYINFIKNNTTPFDSFNDIYTLLSEQAQKREIINYNFLNLIRLVYSLNITITDEIYESKFISEDYMKFYLSPEKYNYNNFNPNWLNYMHDSYIHKKLKEIPQVVESLTTHIKAGNANKELINLYIKFYLQ, from the coding sequence ATGGTAAATCAACTTAAAGATGATATAGGGATAGAAAATGAGGATACCGAAGACCCCCTTCAGGTTGCTCAAATTTATTTCAACGAAAAGAAGCATAAAGAATACATTCAGAAAATAAGACATATCCTTCATCATAAGAAGAAAAAATATAATCAAATTAATGAAGCAATTTTTGATTTACAACCCGAACATATTATAACTACTAATTTTGACGACTTACTTGAACAAGTAGTAAGAAATAGGGCATTACCTTTTTCAATAATTAAAAAAGATTCAGAGTTCCCTTATGCCTCTAATTCAAACCTTTTAGTAAAAATTCATGGAGATTTAGATAATGATGATTTTACCTTGAAGGAAGAAGATTATCTTGATTATGATGTTAAGCATCCTTTATTTGATGCATTCATTAAGTCAATTTTCTCAACAAAACTTGTACTCTTTGTCGGGTATAGTTATTCCGACATAGACTTAAAAATTATCTTACAAAAAGTAAGAAACATCTTAGGTAAGGATTTTCAAAGCTCATATTTATTAGCTCCCGAATATTTTAGTGAGTATAAAATAAATTATTTAAAAGAGAAAGGTGTAAATGTCATAAGCTATGAACCTAACAAAGAAGTTGTAGAAAAATTTCTTAAGGGTGAAAATGCTAACAGTATATCATTTAAAAGAGAAGGTACAAATTTATTAGACAAAGGAATTGAACTATTAGATTTAATTACTTTTATTAATCAATATGATAGATTTATAGAAGGGTTAGCGAAGAAAGATTATTTTGAACAAATGTATTTATCTTTAAAGAGATTTTCTGAATTAAATTCATTACCCTACTTTTTCATAGCAAATGTTTATCCATTTAATAACACTGATAAGCAGACTTACTATAATGAGCATGAAACATATTCTTTAAAAGTAAATAATTCGGAGTTGGTAAACTTTTTATACAACAATACAATTTATAATAACGGAAATACTAAAATTACAGATGAATATATTAAACAACTAAATAATATTAATTACGCCAAAGAAATAAATAAATTTAGTGAATTTATAATAAAAATTCTAAACTATTCAGCAATTTCAATATTACATTCAAAAGAAACAGTAAATGAATATGGTACTATTGAAAGAAATGATATAGTTCTCTTAAATAGTATTGAGAAATTTTGTGAATGTCCTAATTGTTTAATAAATAATCTAAAATTTGACAAGTTAATCAATTTCATACAGACTGGAGAAATTACAGATGCAACTGACATTAAAGAAGATTCTCTATTAGCCTTTTCTCACTATAAGATGTCAAATTATTTTCAGGCATTCAATATGTTTGAAGATATTGCACAGAAAGCTTGGCATATGGAGAAATATATAATATATTTTATCGCAAAGTCTAATTTAATAAAACTCGGCCATAATATGGGCCTTTACGAATATAATAATATTGAAGCAAAACTAACTACTGAGTTAGAAGCTAAAGCTAGCTTAATTGATTTAGAAGCTGTGTATAGGCAAATAAATGATGTTTCAAAGGAAGAATCTGAACTTTTAAAAATTATAAGAGATGATGAAGTACTACGAAGGTCAGTGAATAATGTATATGATGAATATGAGAAAATAAAAGACTTATTTGAAAGTATCAAAAAAGGTACTTCTTATAATACCCACGACTCCTCAAAAATAATAGACTTTCACTTGGGTAGTGTTGAGATGTTTTATGAAAGAAATTGTATAGTAAGCGATATTTTTAGCGAATACAGGAATTTATTTAATACCGGTGTTGAAGCATTATTATTGAATCATAAAATTTATCAAAAATATTCACGCGGTGGACAGACGCTTAATCTTTCATTTTGTACTTATTTTATTAATTATGGAAATTTTAAGAAATTACAAAAAGTATTAAGAAATTATGAGATAAAGAATATTGATCTTGATGAAGATGCAAAAATAAAGTTACCAAAAATTATCAATAACTATCTCAAATCTTTATATTCTGAAAATAATATTTTTGGGAGAGATGTTGAAGCGAATCAAAAATTCACTTACCAAATTCAAAAAGCTGGTGTCCATAAAAGTAAGTTTACTGATATTTTCGACAATATCTGCTTACTATTAAGAATTGTAGACATAAATGAAGTAGAAATTGAGTTTATTGGCAATCAGTTTATAGATTTTATAAATGCGACTGAAACTTTATATTGGTATAATATTAATTGTCTAGTTTTTTTTATTGAGGGAAATAAAAATAATTTATCTCTTGACTTTTATCACAATTTTTTATCTGCGCTTTGTCGTAAGCCAAAACTTATTACCGAAGAAATATTTAAGTCAATGGCAGGAATATTTTCAACAAGAACTAATGAAAAAAAAATCAACGAAGTTAACCTTATTGAAAAAATTATTTTAAATCAAGAAGGTCTCAATAGTGGCGTTCGGTCTAAAACGAACAAATACTTATTTTATTTATGGTATTTGGTAGATGATAATATAAAGCCATTAATTATAGATAAAATTACACATCAGTTAAATCAAGATTTTTCAGATAGCCTTTATTGGGATTATTCTATCAATAATATTATTGATTATAAAGAACATTTTCCAAATTATATAAACTTCATAAAAAACAATACTACTCCTTTTGACTCATTTAATGATATTTATACTTTATTATCTGAACAAGCACAAAAAAGAGAAATAATAAATTATAATTTTCTCAATTTAATTAGACTTGTTTATTCTCTAAATATTACTATTACTGATGAAATATATGAATCTAAATTTATTAGTGAAGACTATATGAAATTTTATTTGTCGCCTGAAAAGTATAATTATAACAACTTTAATCCAAATTGGCTAAATTATATGCATGATTCATATATACATAAAAAGCTAAAAGAAATTCCACAAGTTGTAGAGTCTCTCACAACGCACATAAAAGCTGGAAATGCTAACAAGGAATTAATTAATTTGTACATAAAGTTTTATCTTCAATAA
- a CDS encoding response regulator, with product MKTNDDQSRIKANFSRAKLLIIDDNDDQWMLIRRAMQECLSEVTPIRASTPEQAIDLLSDWQFQEWEIPKLILLDLYLPDSQEGWGLLRQIKTMPSPFNHIPIVMFSSSSSAEDISTAYQLGVSSYVVKPTDFKDWLSYFQEIRSYWWETITLPPIQYTF from the coding sequence ATGAAAACTAATGATGACCAGTCAAGAATTAAAGCCAACTTTAGCCGGGCTAAATTATTGATCATTGATGATAACGACGATCAATGGATGTTGATTCGCAGAGCCATGCAGGAGTGTCTTTCTGAAGTAACTCCAATAAGAGCGTCCACTCCGGAGCAAGCGATAGACTTGCTGAGCGATTGGCAATTTCAGGAATGGGAAATTCCTAAATTAATCCTACTGGATCTGTATTTACCGGATAGTCAGGAAGGATGGGGATTGTTGAGACAAATTAAAACCATGCCATCGCCGTTCAATCACATACCTATTGTGATGTTCAGCTCGTCGTCGAGTGCCGAAGACATCTCAACGGCTTATCAGCTTGGCGTTTCTTCCTATGTTGTTAAACCAACTGATTTCAAAGACTGGCTTTCGTACTTTCAGGAAATTCGTTCTTATTGGTGGGAAACCATTACGCTTCCTCCAATTCAATATACATTCTAA
- a CDS encoding alpha/beta fold hydrolase, with the protein MTLTYSRRGSGKPLLLLHGIGSSLKTWDLILDELATQRDVIALDLPGFGQSPALVGEVSVPTLADAVTDFLTQHQLLGIDAVGNSMGARLVLELARRGQVVGAVISLDPGGFWQGWQVAYFYQSVRLSAQLSQLIQPVLPPLVNNPVSRTLLFAQFSAHPWTIPAQVALNEFREFLPTPSFTKLLDSLAHGPPQQGAAVGSIPNLVIGWGRQDRICPPSQAKRALELFPDAQLHWFSNCGHVPQLDVPDETVALILAVTEGRYEAHSQTPTLAKASEVSGKIFVGLSAAVLVVGLFLAFGRKK; encoded by the coding sequence ATGACTCTGACTTATAGCCGGCGTGGGTCCGGTAAACCACTTTTGCTGCTTCACGGCATTGGCAGTTCCCTGAAGACTTGGGATCTCATTCTGGATGAGTTGGCCACCCAGCGGGATGTAATCGCGCTGGACTTACCCGGTTTCGGCCAATCGCCAGCCTTGGTCGGAGAGGTTTCTGTTCCCACCCTGGCCGATGCGGTGACCGACTTTTTAACCCAGCACCAGCTGCTGGGCATTGATGCCGTAGGGAATTCGATGGGAGCCCGGCTGGTGCTTGAACTCGCCCGGCGGGGCCAAGTTGTGGGAGCCGTCATATCCCTAGATCCAGGGGGCTTCTGGCAAGGCTGGCAGGTCGCCTATTTCTATCAGTCGGTTCGGCTATCGGCCCAATTATCCCAACTCATCCAACCCGTCTTACCACCCCTGGTCAACAATCCGGTAAGCCGTACGCTGCTGTTTGCTCAATTTTCAGCCCATCCCTGGACGATCCCAGCACAGGTGGCTCTTAATGAATTTCGGGAGTTTTTACCCACCCCCAGCTTCACCAAGCTGCTGGATAGTCTGGCTCATGGTCCCCCGCAGCAGGGTGCAGCAGTTGGTTCCATCCCGAACCTGGTCATTGGCTGGGGTCGTCAGGACCGTATTTGTCCACCCAGTCAGGCGAAACGGGCCTTAGAGTTGTTTCCTGACGCGCAGCTTCATTGGTTTTCGAATTGTGGTCACGTGCCCCAATTGGATGTGCCCGACGAAACGGTGGCGCTTATTCTGGCCGTAACGGAGGGGCGTTATGAAGCCCATTCCCAAACGCCCACCTTGGCTAAAGCGTCTGAGGTTTCAGGAAAAATCTTTGTTGGTTTAAGTGCTGCAGTGCTGGTGGTTGGCCTGTTTCTCGCCTTTGGCAGGAAAAAGTAA